The following proteins come from a genomic window of Lytechinus pictus isolate F3 Inbred chromosome 1, Lp3.0, whole genome shotgun sequence:
- the LOC129280685 gene encoding uncharacterized protein LOC129280685: protein MKMQAWKNISEAVSYAAGNQRSVEELRVKLSNLKSSVKKAYNHWKRLMGGTGGGPPPAPLEQWQELLIDFIGQEALDGVLGGVETPTGFSEMAADTSSSNKACELGALTTLASLATGRKKISYGKGGMNEDRKMKGRMQRKGVLKEGIE from the exons ATGAAAATGCAAGCttggaaaaatatttcagaGGCGGTTAGCTACGCTGCAGGAAACCAGCGATCCGTCGAGGAGCTAAGGGTTAAACTTAGCAACCTAAAATCCTCTGTCAAGAAAGCCTACAACCACTGGAAGAGATTGATGGGGGGTACTGGAGGTGGACCACCACCCGCTCCTCTCGAGCAGTGGCAAGAGTTGTTAATCGATTTCATAGGTCAGGAAGCGCTTGATGGAGTGTTAGGTGGAGTCGAGACACCGACAGGGTTCTCAGAGATGGCAGCAGACACTTCAAGTTCAAATAAAGCATGTGAATTAGGGGCCCTTACGACTTTAGCCAGCCTAGCAACGGGCAGAAAGAAGATATCATATG GCAAGGGAGGAATGaatgaagacagaaagatgAAAGGAAGAATGCAAAGGAAGGGAGTGTTGAAAGAAGGAATTGAATGA